The genomic stretch TATATCGGTCAGAAAGCGACTGGCTCAACTTCTGCTTTCTAATAGTAATGATGGAAGATGCCCGGTTTATATCACACATGAAGGAATCGCCCGCGAACTTGGCACAGCTCGCGAAGTCATTAGCCGGGAATTAAAAGGTTTTGAACGCGTAGGGATTTTAACATTATCCCGTGGCCGCTTAGATATCAAGAATTCTCAGGAATTAGAGAAAATCATCCAGCAATAGATCAAACTTAAAAAGATGAAACGTGAATGTGAAGAATAATGAGTTTGTTCTTCACATTTTTTTCACATATGTACTTTAGTCACAGATGAAAAAAGGAGGGTGTGGTAGGATAACAATAGAAGTTGTGAAATGTTACATAAGTGGAATTATAAAACCATTATAGAATTCTGACTGTTCTGATGGTTCTACTAAACCCTTATGTGAATACGATCACAAGAAGTTTAAAAGGAGGGGGTAGCCAATGAAAAAGCGGATTTCATTTGGAGTGTTGTTGGGAGTGTTATTGCTTGCGCTAAGCATGGCTGGATGCTCTGGTACAGTTCAAACTCAAGATATTACAGCAACAAGCGTTAACCCGACGGTTGATCAAGAATTACCGATGGTCGACCAGTTTGAATCCGTCAGACAGATTGTGGATGATTATCTCGCCCATGGGGAAATCGGTGCCATGACACCTGAGGAGCTTTATGAGATTATTGAGCAAAAAAATGCGGATTACTTCTTAGTCGATATCCGTGCTAATCAAGATTTTGTCAACAGTAATATTAAGGGATCTGTATGTGTTCCTTATGCCCAGACGTCTAATCCTGAACGCTTAGAAAGTCTGCCCAAAGACAAAAACATCGTAGTAATCGATTACAATGGGCATCAGGCTGCCCAAACTGCCGCTACATGGAGTCAGCTAGGGTTCAAGGCAGTACCGTTGCTCTATGGCATTCAAAGCTGGACCCAAGAAGATTCACCGAGGGGATATGAGGCTTTTCCCGTTCAACCTTTGAAATATCCTCTAGTTACGGGATCAGAAGTCATTAGCCCAGCGAATGATACTGTGCCGGAGATTAAATATCCGGAGAAAAGAACGGATGAGTATATCACTGAAACTACCCGTGTGTATTTAGATCGCAATTATAAAGGGGTAGTTACAGCCGAAGACCTGGCTAGTGAAATCCAACAAGGATCAGGATCGACCTACTTGGTTGATATTCGGGAACCTCAGCATTATCAACTGGGACACATTGAAGGATCGGTTAATATTCCCCTTGCGGATTTGGCCAGTTCCGACAAAGTGAAGACACTTCCCTTAGACCGTCGCATTGTTTTGATTGGTTATGATGGCATGGACGCAAGTTTGGGAGCTCGCAGCTTAGTGACCTTGGGTTATGATAGCGTAGCTCTGAAATACGGGATGAGTTATTGGAGTGAAGATGAACAAATCACAGGGGTTGCACCGGTAGGCAACCTAGTTAAAGATTACTATGAATTAATACCGCTGAACTATGTACAGCCAAGTGCGGGTGCTGCGGGTTGTGGTTGATGAATTATTGAGATAAGGAGGGAAGGTTAATGCAGCTACTATCACGCCGATCATTTATAAAACTTGCCGCTGCGACCACCACTGCCGTTGCGTTGCCCCAAGCTTTGGAGATGGACTTTAAGGTTTTTGCTGAAAATGCCAAAGACGGGGAGATAACTCGCGTTCCGAGCCTTTGCAATGGCTGCTCCAGTTATTGCGGAGTATGGGCTTCAGTAAAAAA from Desulfitobacterium dichloroeliminans LMG P-21439 encodes the following:
- a CDS encoding rhodanese-like domain-containing protein; this translates as MKKRISFGVLLGVLLLALSMAGCSGTVQTQDITATSVNPTVDQELPMVDQFESVRQIVDDYLAHGEIGAMTPEELYEIIEQKNADYFLVDIRANQDFVNSNIKGSVCVPYAQTSNPERLESLPKDKNIVVIDYNGHQAAQTAATWSQLGFKAVPLLYGIQSWTQEDSPRGYEAFPVQPLKYPLVTGSEVISPANDTVPEIKYPEKRTDEYITETTRVYLDRNYKGVVTAEDLASEIQQGSGSTYLVDIREPQHYQLGHIEGSVNIPLADLASSDKVKTLPLDRRIVLIGYDGMDASLGARSLVTLGYDSVALKYGMSYWSEDEQITGVAPVGNLVKDYYELIPLNYVQPSAGAAGCG